A genomic stretch from Gopherus flavomarginatus isolate rGopFla2 chromosome 3, rGopFla2.mat.asm, whole genome shotgun sequence includes:
- the SGCB gene encoding beta-sarcoglycan isoform X1, giving the protein MAAAAGAAAAASEQQSSNGPVKKSMREKAVERRNINKEHNSNFKAGYIPIDEDRLHKTGLRGRKGNLAICVIVLLFILAVINLIITLVIWAVIRIGPNGCDSMEFHESGLLRFKQVSDMGVIHPLYKSTVGGKRNEDLVITGNNQPIVFQQGTTKLSVEKDKTSITSDIGMEFIDPRTQNTLFSTDYETHEFHLPNGVKILNVQKASTERITSNATSDLNIKVDGRAIVRGNEGVFIMGKTIEFRMGGDMELKAENSIILNGTVMLSTSRLPSSYGEKFNNIDWLRYKLCMCADGTLFRVEVKTRNMGCQTSVNPCGTTH; this is encoded by the exons ATGGCGGCGGCAgcgggagctgcagcagccgcCTCGGAACAG CAAAGTTCTAATGGCCCCGTGAAGAAATCTATGCGTGAGAAGGCTGTGGAGCGGAGAAACATTAATAAAGAACACAACAGTAACTTTAAGGCTGGATATATCCCAATTGATGAAGACCGTCTCCATAAAACAGGCTTACGAGGCAGGAAAGGCAACTTGGCTATTTGTGTGATtgttctcctttttattttggcTGTCATCAATTTGATT ATCACACTTGTCATCTGGGCTGTGATTCGTATTGGGCCCAATGGTTGTGACAGCATGGAGTTTCATGAGAGCGGCTTACTGCGATTTAAACAAGTATCCGACATGGGAGTTATACATCCATTGTATAAAAGTACAGTAGGAGGCAAGCGTAATGAAGATTTGGTTATCACTGGAAATAACCAGCCT ATTGTATTTCAGCAAGGAACAACAAAACTTAGTGTTGAAAAGGACAAAACCTCCATTACCAGTGATATTGGTATGGAATTTATTGACCCGAGGACACAAAATACTTTGTTCAGCACAGACTATGAGACTCATGAGTTTCATTTGCCAAATGGAGTGAAAATTTTGAATGTACAGAAGGCATCTACGGAGAGG attACCAGCAATGCTACCAGTGACCTAAATATAAAGGTTGACGGACGTGCCATTGTTCGTGGAAATGAAGGTGTTTTCATCATGGGCAAAACTATTGAGTTTCGCATGGGTGGTGATATGGAACTAAAGGCA GAAAACAGCATTATCTTAAATGGAACTGTGATGCTCAGCACATCTCGACTGCCAAGTTCTTATGGGGAAAAGTTTAATAATATTGACTGGCTGCGCTATAAGCTCTGTATGTGTGCAGATGGAACTCTGTTCCGAGTTGAAGTAAAGACCCGCAACATGGGTTGTCAAACCTCAGTCAACCCTTGCGGAACCACACACTAA
- the SGCB gene encoding beta-sarcoglycan isoform X2 encodes MREKAVERRNINKEHNSNFKAGYIPIDEDRLHKTGLRGRKGNLAICVIVLLFILAVINLIITLVIWAVIRIGPNGCDSMEFHESGLLRFKQVSDMGVIHPLYKSTVGGKRNEDLVITGNNQPIVFQQGTTKLSVEKDKTSITSDIGMEFIDPRTQNTLFSTDYETHEFHLPNGVKILNVQKASTERITSNATSDLNIKVDGRAIVRGNEGVFIMGKTIEFRMGGDMELKAENSIILNGTVMLSTSRLPSSYGEKFNNIDWLRYKLCMCADGTLFRVEVKTRNMGCQTSVNPCGTTH; translated from the exons ATGCGTGAGAAGGCTGTGGAGCGGAGAAACATTAATAAAGAACACAACAGTAACTTTAAGGCTGGATATATCCCAATTGATGAAGACCGTCTCCATAAAACAGGCTTACGAGGCAGGAAAGGCAACTTGGCTATTTGTGTGATtgttctcctttttattttggcTGTCATCAATTTGATT ATCACACTTGTCATCTGGGCTGTGATTCGTATTGGGCCCAATGGTTGTGACAGCATGGAGTTTCATGAGAGCGGCTTACTGCGATTTAAACAAGTATCCGACATGGGAGTTATACATCCATTGTATAAAAGTACAGTAGGAGGCAAGCGTAATGAAGATTTGGTTATCACTGGAAATAACCAGCCT ATTGTATTTCAGCAAGGAACAACAAAACTTAGTGTTGAAAAGGACAAAACCTCCATTACCAGTGATATTGGTATGGAATTTATTGACCCGAGGACACAAAATACTTTGTTCAGCACAGACTATGAGACTCATGAGTTTCATTTGCCAAATGGAGTGAAAATTTTGAATGTACAGAAGGCATCTACGGAGAGG attACCAGCAATGCTACCAGTGACCTAAATATAAAGGTTGACGGACGTGCCATTGTTCGTGGAAATGAAGGTGTTTTCATCATGGGCAAAACTATTGAGTTTCGCATGGGTGGTGATATGGAACTAAAGGCA GAAAACAGCATTATCTTAAATGGAACTGTGATGCTCAGCACATCTCGACTGCCAAGTTCTTATGGGGAAAAGTTTAATAATATTGACTGGCTGCGCTATAAGCTCTGTATGTGTGCAGATGGAACTCTGTTCCGAGTTGAAGTAAAGACCCGCAACATGGGTTGTCAAACCTCAGTCAACCCTTGCGGAACCACACACTAA